The following coding sequences are from one Methanobacterium petrolearium window:
- a CDS encoding 2-isopropylmalate synthase yields MKARIFDTTLRDGEQTPGISLTPDEKLLIARKLDELGVDVIEAGSAITSEGEREGIRNITSESLSAEICSFARAVQVDIDAALDCDVDSVHLVVPTSDLHLKHKLRKSREEVKAMAVQSTQYAVDHGLLVELSAEDSTRSDMEYLKEIFQAGINAGAKRICACDTVGMLTPERSFEFYSQLQKLGVPLSVHCHNDFGLAVANSLAGIRAGATQAHVTVNGIGERAGNASLEELVVSLYSLYNVKTKVKLQMLYEVSKTVARITGMYLQPNKAIVGENAFAHESGIHADGVIKKAETYEPITPELVGHKRRFVMGKHVGSHIIKQRIDEMGFRVDDEKFSQIFNRIKALGDMGKCVTDVDLQAIAEDVMGVMTEKPVELQELNIVSGNKVTPTASVKLKIGDVERLEAGVGVGPVDAAIVAIKKTIKDVADIEFEEYHVDAITGGTDALIDVVIKLKHDGKVVSARSTQPDIINASVEAFLGGINKVLLDKRYEKPDKNPK; encoded by the coding sequence ATGAAAGCCCGAATATTTGATACTACTCTCCGTGATGGTGAACAGACTCCAGGAATATCCTTAACACCAGATGAAAAGCTTTTAATTGCCAGAAAACTGGATGAATTAGGAGTTGATGTAATAGAAGCAGGTTCTGCCATCACTTCTGAAGGGGAAAGAGAGGGCATTAGAAATATAACCTCTGAAAGCCTTTCTGCGGAGATATGTAGTTTTGCCAGGGCAGTTCAGGTAGATATTGATGCTGCTTTAGATTGTGATGTGGACAGCGTCCATTTGGTGGTTCCCACCTCTGATTTGCACCTGAAACATAAACTGCGCAAATCAAGGGAAGAAGTGAAAGCCATGGCTGTTCAATCAACCCAATACGCAGTGGATCATGGGCTTCTGGTGGAACTATCCGCGGAAGATTCCACTCGTAGTGATATGGAATATCTGAAAGAGATTTTCCAGGCAGGAATAAATGCCGGAGCCAAACGTATATGTGCCTGTGACACTGTGGGTATGCTCACCCCAGAACGTTCATTTGAATTTTACAGTCAACTCCAGAAACTGGGTGTTCCATTGAGTGTGCACTGTCATAATGATTTTGGTTTAGCAGTTGCAAACTCTCTTGCAGGAATCAGAGCAGGCGCAACCCAAGCCCACGTAACAGTTAACGGAATAGGAGAAAGAGCAGGAAACGCATCATTAGAGGAATTGGTAGTTTCACTGTACTCACTTTACAATGTTAAGACCAAAGTGAAGCTTCAAATGCTTTATGAAGTATCAAAAACAGTTGCCAGGATCACTGGAATGTATCTACAACCTAACAAGGCCATAGTGGGGGAAAACGCCTTTGCTCACGAATCCGGAATACATGCTGATGGAGTGATAAAAAAAGCCGAAACATACGAACCCATAACACCGGAACTTGTGGGACACAAACGTCGTTTTGTCATGGGTAAACACGTGGGCTCACACATCATCAAACAAAGGATTGATGAAATGGGTTTCAGGGTGGATGATGAAAAATTCTCCCAAATATTCAACAGAATCAAAGCACTTGGTGATATGGGAAAATGTGTAACTGACGTGGATTTACAGGCCATAGCAGAGGATGTAATGGGGGTCATGACTGAAAAACCAGTGGAACTTCAGGAGTTAAACATAGTATCTGGAAATAAGGTAACACCAACTGCTTCGGTTAAACTAAAAATTGGTGATGTTGAAAGATTAGAAGCAGGTGTTGGTGTAGGACCAGTGGACGCTGCGATAGTAGCCATCAAAAAAACCATAAAAGATGTTGCTGATATAGAATTTGAAGAATACCACGTGGATGCCATAACTGGAGGTACTGACGCTCTTATTGATGTGGTGATAAAACTCAAACACGATGGTAAAGTGGTAAGCGCCAGAAGCACCCAACCTGATATTATAAACGCCAGTGTAGAAGCATTCCTTGGTGGTATTAACAAGGTACTCCTGGACAAAAGGTATGAAAAGCCTGATAAAAATCCTAAATAA
- the cgi121 gene encoding KEOPS complex subunit Cgi121 yields the protein MQNHYKFMNHDIQIACFDVKIDDLKKVIGFTNRICEKGTVQLLNSRGLAGEKHILQATIQALKAFDSNKNTAKDLGLEICLRASAQRQISHALNILGIKEGKMEVCAVAVDCDKHIFNKMEEVLGKMHEGMKQADEETLKNLYKISNEEIKSAGNIERVLIEKTALLNLEI from the coding sequence ATGCAGAATCATTACAAGTTCATGAATCATGATATTCAGATTGCGTGTTTTGATGTAAAGATAGATGATTTAAAGAAAGTAATCGGTTTTACCAACAGAATCTGTGAAAAAGGCACGGTACAATTGTTGAATTCCAGAGGATTGGCTGGTGAAAAACACATTTTGCAGGCTACAATACAGGCATTGAAGGCATTTGATAGTAATAAAAACACAGCAAAAGATTTGGGCTTAGAGATCTGTCTTAGAGCTTCTGCTCAAAGGCAAATATCCCATGCTCTTAATATATTGGGGATAAAGGAGGGGAAGATGGAAGTCTGTGCAGTTGCAGTGGACTGTGATAAACACATTTTTAATAAAATGGAGGAAGTTCTGGGCAAAATGCATGAAGGTATGAAACAGGCAGATGAGGAAACATTAAAAAATTTGTATAAAATTTCCAATGAAGAAATAAAAAGTGCAGGGAATATTGAAAGGGTTTTAATTGAAAAAACAGCACTTTTAAACCTTGAAATCTGA
- a CDS encoding TIGR01177 family methyltransferase, which translates to MEVALVLSLEHHTLPLAEVEAVFDAEGMNYLVKKDKEGLLILDLPDVPSENLIKITKRLSFTHELFKILIRADEDRIIDEAKKYPWNEHIKSDFAVRVKKMDKKSSFDSSNLEWEMGRIIKTNLDKKAQVNLENPSFLIRIVLQDGKALIGYRIGKISKKHFFNLKPHKRPFFYPGSMSPKLARCMVNLTRIHGGETLLDPFCGTGGILIEAGIIGTRVIGADIDYKMVKGTKKNLQHCGIHDFHVFQEDARKLELSNKVDAIVTDPPYGISASTGGEKSESLYQQSMISLEGLLKDDGLMCLATPHYLDLDEVLMGTKFKIIEQHHIRMHKSLTRVISVLGKV; encoded by the coding sequence AGTAGCCCTGGTGTTATCCCTAGAACATCACACTCTTCCCCTAGCAGAAGTGGAAGCAGTATTTGATGCGGAAGGAATGAATTACCTGGTTAAAAAAGATAAAGAGGGCTTATTAATTTTAGATTTACCTGATGTCCCCTCCGAAAATCTGATAAAAATTACCAAAAGGCTTTCTTTCACTCATGAACTATTTAAGATTCTCATAAGGGCTGATGAAGACAGAATAATTGATGAAGCTAAAAAATACCCCTGGAATGAGCATATCAAGTCAGATTTTGCGGTACGAGTTAAGAAGATGGACAAAAAATCCTCATTTGACAGTTCAAATTTAGAATGGGAAATGGGGAGAATAATAAAAACCAACCTTGACAAAAAAGCCCAAGTTAATCTGGAAAATCCTTCATTTCTAATCAGGATCGTTCTTCAAGATGGAAAGGCGCTGATTGGGTATCGAATCGGAAAAATATCGAAAAAACATTTTTTCAACCTTAAACCTCATAAAAGACCCTTTTTTTATCCTGGATCAATGAGTCCTAAGCTTGCAAGGTGTATGGTTAATTTGACCCGCATTCACGGTGGAGAAACCTTGCTGGACCCATTCTGTGGAACAGGAGGAATACTCATTGAAGCGGGAATAATCGGAACAAGAGTCATAGGGGCGGATATCGACTATAAAATGGTTAAAGGCACCAAGAAAAACCTTCAGCACTGTGGTATACACGATTTCCATGTTTTCCAGGAGGATGCCAGAAAATTAGAACTATCAAATAAAGTAGATGCTATTGTAACTGATCCTCCTTATGGTATCTCCGCATCCACGGGTGGGGAAAAAAGTGAAAGCCTATACCAGCAATCAATGATATCATTAGAGGGATTGTTAAAAGATGATGGTCTTATGTGTTTGGCAACTCCCCATTACCTTGATTTAGATGAGGTCTTGATGGGTACAAAATTTAAAATAATAGAACAGCACCACATAAGAATGCATAAAAGTTTAACCAGGGTCATATCAGTCCTTGGAAAAGTCTAA
- a CDS encoding DegT/DnrJ/EryC1/StrS family aminotransferase, translating to MELLFKKPSNKAIKAMANASFELGNRERSNEYTKLAEESIKSFTNHEHSRVLCSGNAAIMVAMSNMKGPVMIPNQGGWSGFIKMAEFLGLKLIRVPTKMGVIDLKVLKDHIKQNNPDSLFITSFAGYMAEQPVKEIYEICEDHDVILVEDASGSVGDPQKNLACGDHAHIIVASTGYPKIVNVGSGGFISTNNVKFFKDAHYLIKTVKSSPVICAGLVEEIKKAPESLTKTLKACEFLKKEFKSEKNKSVLHPKKRGINLALSLDEPKLKAKELRKNIRVKGGGMITVCPRYDRINQFAICLEVKNLDTQCLEKNNLRKIVKIVEKTI from the coding sequence CTTCCAACAAAGCGATTAAAGCCATGGCAAATGCTTCTTTTGAACTTGGTAACCGTGAAAGGAGCAATGAATACACAAAATTAGCCGAAGAGAGTATAAAAAGTTTCACAAACCATGAACATTCACGTGTGCTCTGTAGTGGTAATGCCGCAATAATGGTTGCCATGAGTAACATGAAAGGGCCAGTTATGATACCAAACCAGGGCGGTTGGAGTGGATTTATAAAAATGGCTGAATTTTTAGGTCTTAAACTAATACGTGTACCTACAAAAATGGGAGTTATAGATTTAAAAGTCTTAAAAGACCATATAAAACAAAATAATCCTGATTCTCTTTTCATCACCAGTTTTGCTGGTTATATGGCTGAACAACCAGTGAAAGAAATCTATGAGATTTGTGAAGACCATGACGTGATTCTGGTGGAGGATGCCTCAGGATCAGTGGGTGATCCCCAGAAAAATCTGGCCTGTGGTGACCATGCCCATATCATAGTGGCTTCTACTGGATATCCAAAAATAGTTAACGTTGGAAGTGGTGGTTTTATCTCCACCAACAATGTAAAATTCTTTAAAGATGCCCATTACCTTATTAAAACTGTTAAAAGCAGTCCGGTTATCTGTGCAGGTTTGGTAGAAGAAATTAAGAAAGCCCCTGAAAGCCTAACTAAAACACTCAAAGCCTGTGAATTTCTGAAAAAAGAGTTTAAATCCGAAAAAAACAAATCTGTTTTACACCCAAAAAAAAGGGGAATAAATCTTGCACTGTCCCTGGATGAACCCAAATTAAAAGCTAAAGAACTTAGAAAAAATATCAGAGTAAAGGGCGGTGGTATGATCACGGTTTGCCCCCGTTATGATCGGATTAACCAATTTGCAATCTGTTTAGAGGTTAAAAACCTCGATACCCAATGTTTAGAAAAAAATAACCTTCGAAAAATAGTTAAGATTGTGGAGAAAACTATTTGA